One window of the Salvelinus alpinus chromosome 13, SLU_Salpinus.1, whole genome shotgun sequence genome contains the following:
- the LOC139537397 gene encoding olfactory receptor 5J3-like, with amino-acid sequence MNSTQSTPVAFFIIQGLASMGEKKMVLFIIFLLAYIIILGGNIMIIYLVRTDPKLGSPMYFFLHNLSIVDMIYTTVTIPNMLSGFLTEVKTVSVPGCFLQMYCFIHMSVTGRALLTVMAYDRYVAICNPLRYAAVMTRPICLLLIIGAWTFGATCTFPNTSMALQRSYCGPNVVRHCWCDPSSVRLLVCGDTQVDSIVSLSFALVALLTTGVLILTSYILIGVKIAKMGAAERLKAFSTCAAHLMVVSISYSSASFVYISYRVGNFSPEVRIIVSVLYSALTPFLNPMIYSLRNKELRAAIKRAFCRHRDVSPRGRKTLNTLS; translated from the exons ATGAACAGCACCCAGTCCACCCCTGTCGCCTTCTTCATCATCCAGGGCCTGGCCAGTATGGGGGAGAAGAAGATGGTCCTGTTTATCATCTTCCTGCTGGCCTACATCATCATCCTaggtggaaacatcatgatcATCTACCTG GTCCGGACCGACCCGAAGCTGGGCTCCCCCATGTACTTCTTCCTCCACAACCTGTCCATCGTGGACATGATTTACACAACGGTCACCATCCCCAACATGTTGTCAGGCTTTCTGACTGAGGTCAAGACTGTGTCCGTCCCCGGCTGCTTCCTCCAGATGTACTGTTTCATCCACATGTCTGTTACTGGCCGCGCCCTGCTGACCGTTATGGCCTATGACCGCTATGTGGCCATCTGTAATCCTCTCCGCTATGCCGCTGTGATGACCCGCCCCATCTGCCTGCTACTCATCATTGGGGCGTGGACCTTCGGCGCCACCTGCACCTTCCCAAACACTAGCATGGCATTGCAGCGTTCATACTGTGGACCCAACGTGGTGCGCCACTGCTGGTGCGACCCGTCCTCAGTGAGGCTGCTGGTGTGTGGGGACACTCAGGTGGACAGCATCGTGTCACTGTCTTTTGCCCTCGTAGCGCTGCTCACCACGGGTGTGCTCATCCTCACTTCCTACATCCTCATCGGTGTGAAGATAGCTAAAATGGGCGCCGCAGAGCGACTGAAGGCGTTTAGCACCTGTGCTGCCCACCTGATGGTTGTGTCCATTTCTTACAGCTCTGCCTCATTTGTCTACATCTCCTACCGTGTGGGAAACTTCTCTCCAGAG GTGCGTATCATCGTGTCGGTGCTGTACTCGGCTCTGACTCCTTTCCTGAACCCGATGATCTACAGCCTGAGGAACAAGGAGCTGAGAGCGGCCATCAAGAGGGCCTTCTGCCGACACAGAGACGTCTCACCGCGGGGCCGCAAAACACTCAACACACTGTCTTGA